One Halanaerobium hydrogeniformans genomic window, ACCGGTATGAACATTCATTTTGAGCTCACTTTCATGGGCATCTCCATCACTATAATCTCTTACAATTTTTAACTCCGGCCTAATTTCATCTTTACCTTTATAAACTAACATATCTTCTTTAATTGTCATAGAAATATCATACATTGTATGGCCTCCTATAAATCGAGATTATTTTAATTTTTTATCCCACCACTGTCTTTCATCATCTGCTAATAGTTCATCTGCAGCTTTTGGTCCCTGACTTAAAGCAGGATAGTGGTGCAGATTTATATTTTCTTCTTCACATTTTTGCATAAATTTATCAATAAATTTCCAGGAATAATAAACTTCTTCCCAGCTGGTAAAAAGGGTTTTGTCTCCAACGATCATATCATGAATTAAAACCTCATAACTTTCTGGTGAGTTAAAAAGTTGCTCACAGCTGTGGCAGAACTCCATTTGAACAGGAACAATTCTATTAATGCTCCCCGGTTTACGGGTATTAAACTGTAAGGAAATACCTTCTTCAGGCTGGATTTTAATTAAGAGCAAATTGCTTTCACTGCCCTTTTCTTTAAGATAAGATTGATGAAAATCATCGTTAAATTCTACAGCGATAGCCGCTTCTTTTTTGGCCAGTCTTTTGCCTGACTTAATATAGATTGGAACATCCTGCCAGCGCTGATTATTTAAAAAGAGTTTTAAGGCTATAAAGGTTGAGGTCATTGAATTATCAGGGATACTGTTTTCTTCCCGATAAGACTTGATCTCCTGTCCGTCTTTTTTGCTCCCCGTATATTGAGCTCTAACTATATGATCATCAAAATTATCCAGGTTAATTTCGGCAAGTTCTTTAAAAACTTCAACTTTTTTTCGAGAAATTTCCTGAGATGATAAATCATCTGGTTCTTCCATGGTGATTAATGATAGTATCTGCAGCATGTGATTTTGAATCATATCTTTAACCACACCGGTATCATCATAATATTTACCCCTGTTTTTTACCCCTTCTGATTCATTTAAATAGATCTGAATATTATCGATATAGTCTTT contains:
- the zwf gene encoding glucose-6-phosphate dehydrogenase, with translation MNKKLITKLKQVDQEKKIKDNFQFILFGGTGDLAHNKIMPAFYNMLKKDILPETFTIIATGRRYDSQREYLAEIKKSLSSNIKLDKRIWQLLAANIEYFELNFKDEADFLALKKILKQKSAGKTIHNRLFYLATAPGFFAEIAENLKKFNLLNLGFEDRDSKLVIEKPFGSDLDSAQQLNKSLSNIFSEKNIFRIDHYLGKEMIQNIMVIRLSNPIFRALWNKDYIDNIQIYLNESEGVKNRGKYYDDTGVVKDMIQNHMLQILSLITMEEPDDLSSQEISRKKVEVFKELAEINLDNFDDHIVRAQYTGSKKDGQEIKSYREENSIPDNSMTSTFIALKLFLNNQRWQDVPIYIKSGKRLAKKEAAIAVEFNDDFHQSYLKEKGSESNLLLIKIQPEEGISLQFNTRKPGSINRIVPVQMEFCHSCEQLFNSPESYEVLIHDMIVGDKTLFTSWEEVYYSWKFIDKFMQKCEEENINLHHYPALSQGPKAADELLADDERQWWDKKLK